The following proteins are co-located in the Streptomyces bottropensis ATCC 25435 genome:
- a CDS encoding SseB family protein yields MDISPNGHHAPQAASPAQRALTALAIDTHDTAALNTLADSDVLIPVPDDADEAAVSDPTAVALPVLEQPGGEQIVPVFTSEPAMAELLPYVSRYRLVPLGALASQWPADVDLSLTIDAGSPHGLTLDAHDVGTLLGGQGI; encoded by the coding sequence ATGGACATCTCCCCCAACGGCCACCACGCGCCCCAGGCCGCCTCGCCGGCCCAGCGCGCGCTGACCGCGCTCGCCATCGACACCCACGACACGGCCGCGCTGAACACGCTCGCCGACAGTGATGTGCTGATTCCCGTGCCGGACGACGCCGACGAGGCGGCCGTGAGCGATCCGACGGCCGTGGCGCTGCCCGTGCTGGAGCAGCCGGGCGGTGAACAGATCGTGCCGGTCTTCACCTCGGAGCCGGCGATGGCCGAACTCCTGCCCTACGTCTCGCGCTACCGCCTGGTACCCCTGGGCGCCCTGGCCTCCCAGTGGCCGGCCGACGTCGACCTGTCCCTCACCATCGACGCCGGTTCCCCGCACGGCCTCACCCTCGACGCCCACGACGTGGGCACCCTCCTGGGAGGGCAGGGGATCTGA
- a CDS encoding alpha-L-fucosidase, translating into MTMQPWFPAAKLGIFIHYGIYAVDGVPESWSFYWGEVTHEQYMKQLDGFTASAYDPTAWAELFARAGAGYAVLTARHHDGVALWDTAQGDLDVVRRTPAGRDLIGGYVDALRERGLKVGLYYSHSDWNHPDYASLRHPDIDQWTNTHPGGNDANPYSHAAPGEEDPAAWDRYLAYRDGQVRELVERYRPDLLWFDGEWERTEQQWRIPELAELILAENPDTVLNARMLSRGDYATPEQGVPLEAPDGPWELCLTINDSWGFQHADHNHKSVRQLVRYFAETIGMGGNLLLDVGPRADGTIPAEQVERLEGLGAWIGRHSAAVHGTVAGLPAGHHYGPSTLSADRRTLYLTCFDVPRESVAVRGLRNPVRKVTVLGTGAELGHRVIGGLDAVPGVTWIDAPAKADLDPYATVLALELDGELDLYRGTGRD; encoded by the coding sequence ATGACCATGCAACCCTGGTTTCCCGCCGCCAAGCTGGGCATCTTCATCCACTACGGCATCTACGCCGTGGACGGAGTGCCGGAGTCCTGGTCCTTCTACTGGGGCGAGGTGACACACGAGCAGTACATGAAACAGCTCGACGGCTTCACCGCGTCCGCCTACGACCCCACCGCATGGGCCGAGCTGTTCGCGCGGGCGGGAGCGGGATACGCGGTGCTCACCGCGCGCCACCACGACGGCGTCGCCCTTTGGGACACCGCGCAGGGCGACCTGGACGTCGTCCGGCGCACCCCGGCGGGCCGGGACCTGATCGGCGGATACGTGGACGCGCTGCGCGAGCGGGGCCTGAAGGTGGGCCTCTACTACTCGCACTCCGACTGGAACCACCCGGACTACGCGAGCCTCCGCCACCCCGACATCGACCAGTGGACCAACACCCACCCCGGCGGCAACGACGCCAACCCCTACTCGCACGCCGCACCCGGCGAGGAGGACCCGGCGGCCTGGGACCGCTACCTCGCCTACCGCGACGGACAGGTGAGGGAGCTGGTCGAGCGGTACCGCCCCGACCTGTTGTGGTTCGACGGCGAGTGGGAGCGCACCGAACAGCAGTGGCGGATACCGGAGTTGGCCGAGCTGATTCTCGCAGAGAACCCGGACACCGTCCTGAACGCCCGCATGCTGAGCCGCGGCGACTACGCCACCCCCGAGCAGGGGGTGCCGCTCGAAGCGCCCGACGGACCCTGGGAGTTGTGCCTGACCATCAACGACTCCTGGGGGTTCCAGCACGCGGACCACAACCACAAGTCGGTGCGGCAGCTGGTGCGTTACTTCGCCGAGACGATCGGCATGGGCGGCAATCTGCTGCTCGACGTCGGCCCCAGGGCGGACGGGACGATTCCCGCCGAGCAGGTCGAGCGGCTGGAGGGGCTCGGCGCGTGGATCGGGCGGCACTCCGCCGCCGTCCACGGGACGGTCGCGGGGCTGCCCGCCGGGCACCACTACGGTCCGAGCACCCTGTCCGCCGACCGGCGCACCCTGTATCTGACGTGCTTCGACGTGCCGCGCGAGTCCGTCGCGGTGCGGGGGCTGCGCAATCCCGTCCGCAAGGTCACCGTCCTCGGCACGGGCGCCGAACTGGGCCACCGGGTGATCGGCGGCCTCGACGCCGTGCCCGGAGTGACCTGGATCGACGCCCCCGCCAAGGCCGACCTCGACCCGTACGCGACCGTGCTCGCCCTGGAACTGGACGGGGAGCTGGACCTGTACCGGGGTACGGGCCGCGACTGA
- a CDS encoding MarR family winged helix-turn-helix transcriptional regulator has product MAANTAGVRLEDQWRDILSVHARTMCEIDRVLHPHGLGASDFEVLDILASGLATATAAGDLCRVQNIAEKVHLSQSALSRLIGRLEKDGLVERSVCAEDRRGVWVALTDRGRELHAETLPLQRDALARMLRQG; this is encoded by the coding sequence ATGGCAGCGAACACGGCCGGTGTCCGGCTGGAGGACCAGTGGCGGGACATCCTGTCCGTACACGCCCGCACGATGTGCGAGATCGACCGCGTACTGCATCCGCACGGCCTCGGTGCCAGCGACTTCGAGGTGCTCGACATCCTCGCCTCGGGCCTGGCGACCGCCACGGCGGCCGGAGACCTGTGCCGGGTGCAGAACATCGCGGAGAAGGTCCATCTCAGCCAGAGCGCGCTGTCCCGGCTGATCGGCCGACTGGAGAAGGACGGCCTGGTCGAGCGGTCCGTCTGCGCGGAGGACCGGCGCGGCGTGTGGGTCGCTCTCACCGACCGGGGCCGCGAGCTGCACGCCGAGACGCTGCCGCTGCAGCGTGACGCGCTGGCCCGCATGCTGCGGCAGGGCTGA
- the glgB gene encoding 1,4-alpha-glucan branching enzyme, producing MALRDTTPPEAGGPPPRGPRLTVAAPPLAPDDRARLLSGAHHDPHALLGAHPVPGGIAVRALRPYAHAVSVVIDGERTYLASEGDGLFSVLLPGDAVPEYTLRVSYEDTDHEVHDPYRFLPALGELDLHLIREGRHEQLWKALGAEPMTHQGVPGTRFAVWAPNARGVRVAGDFGCWDGTGFPMRSLGSSGVWELFLPGVGVGAHYKYEITSRHGHRLLKADPMARRAEVPPATASVVTASQYEWGDAEWMARRGDTPVHEAPFSVYEIHLPSWRPGLTYRQLADVLPAYVADLGFTHVELMPVAQHPFSGSWGYQVTGFYAPTARLGTPDDFRYLVDALHRAGVGVILDWVPAHFPKDDWALGRFDGEPLYEPGDSRRAEHPDWGTFEFDLGRTEVRNFLVANAVYWCEEFHVDGLRVDAVASMLYLDYSRDSGQWTPNVFGGREDLDAVAFLQEMNATVYRRAPGVVTIAEESTAWDGVTRPTDSGGLGFGLKWNMGWMHDSLGYMEHEPVHRKYHHDEMTFSMVYAYSENYVLPISHDEVVHGKRALVSKMPGDWWQRRANHRAYLGFMWAHPGKQLLFMGQEFAQGAEWSEAHGPEWWLLDPGYGAEADHRGVRDLVRDLNAVYLRTPALWQRDTDPAGFQWVSGDAAEDNVFAFLRLDAEGVPLLSVSNFSPVVRQEYRLGVPEDVPAWHEVLNTDAVAYGGSGVCDPRPVEREPVAWHGRSGSVRLTLPPLATVWLRPA from the coding sequence GTGGCCCTGCGCGACACCACTCCCCCGGAGGCGGGGGGCCCGCCTCCGCGCGGGCCCCGACTGACCGTGGCCGCCCCTCCCCTCGCCCCCGACGACCGTGCGCGGCTCCTTTCCGGCGCCCACCACGACCCGCACGCCCTGCTCGGCGCCCACCCGGTGCCGGGCGGGATCGCCGTGCGGGCACTGCGGCCGTACGCCCACGCCGTGAGCGTCGTGATCGACGGTGAGCGCACCTACCTCGCCTCGGAGGGCGACGGTCTCTTCTCCGTCCTGCTGCCGGGTGACGCCGTCCCGGAGTACACGCTGCGCGTCTCGTACGAGGACACCGACCACGAGGTGCACGACCCGTACCGCTTCCTGCCCGCACTGGGCGAGCTGGATCTGCATCTGATCCGTGAAGGGCGGCACGAGCAGCTGTGGAAGGCGCTCGGCGCCGAACCGATGACCCACCAGGGCGTGCCCGGCACCCGCTTCGCCGTGTGGGCGCCGAACGCCCGGGGCGTACGCGTCGCCGGTGACTTCGGCTGCTGGGACGGGACGGGGTTCCCGATGAGGTCCCTCGGATCGTCCGGGGTCTGGGAGCTGTTCCTGCCGGGGGTGGGCGTGGGCGCCCACTACAAGTACGAGATCACCTCCCGCCACGGCCACCGTCTGCTCAAGGCGGACCCGATGGCACGCCGGGCGGAGGTGCCGCCCGCGACGGCGTCCGTCGTCACGGCCTCGCAGTACGAGTGGGGCGACGCGGAATGGATGGCGAGGCGCGGGGACACCCCGGTGCACGAGGCCCCGTTCTCCGTCTACGAGATCCATCTTCCCTCCTGGCGACCTGGGCTGACGTATCGTCAGCTCGCGGACGTCCTGCCCGCGTACGTCGCCGACCTCGGCTTCACCCATGTCGAGCTGATGCCGGTCGCCCAGCACCCGTTCAGCGGGTCCTGGGGCTATCAGGTCACCGGCTTCTACGCGCCCACCGCGCGGCTCGGTACGCCGGACGACTTCCGGTACCTCGTCGACGCGCTGCACCGGGCCGGCGTCGGGGTGATCCTGGACTGGGTGCCCGCGCACTTCCCCAAGGACGACTGGGCGCTCGGCCGGTTCGACGGGGAGCCGCTGTACGAGCCCGGGGACAGCCGCCGGGCCGAGCACCCGGACTGGGGGACGTTCGAGTTCGACCTCGGGCGCACCGAGGTGCGCAACTTCCTGGTGGCGAACGCCGTGTACTGGTGCGAGGAGTTCCATGTCGACGGGCTGCGGGTGGACGCGGTCGCGTCGATGCTCTATCTCGACTACTCGCGCGACTCCGGTCAGTGGACCCCCAATGTGTTCGGCGGGCGCGAGGACCTGGACGCGGTCGCCTTCCTCCAGGAGATGAACGCGACGGTGTACCGGCGCGCGCCGGGCGTGGTGACCATCGCGGAGGAGTCCACCGCCTGGGACGGCGTGACCCGCCCGACCGACAGCGGCGGCCTCGGCTTCGGGCTGAAGTGGAACATGGGCTGGATGCACGACTCGCTCGGCTACATGGAGCACGAGCCGGTGCACCGCAAGTACCACCACGACGAGATGACCTTCTCGATGGTGTACGCGTACAGCGAGAACTACGTCCTGCCGATCTCCCACGACGAGGTCGTGCACGGCAAGCGGGCGCTGGTGTCGAAGATGCCGGGCGACTGGTGGCAGCGGCGGGCGAACCACCGGGCCTACCTGGGCTTCATGTGGGCCCACCCCGGCAAGCAACTCCTCTTCATGGGGCAGGAGTTCGCCCAGGGCGCGGAGTGGTCGGAGGCGCACGGGCCAGAGTGGTGGCTGCTCGATCCGGGGTACGGGGCCGAGGCGGACCACCGTGGCGTGCGTGACCTCGTCCGCGATCTCAACGCGGTGTACCTCCGGACACCGGCGCTCTGGCAGCGGGACACCGATCCCGCCGGGTTCCAGTGGGTGAGCGGGGATGCCGCCGAGGACAACGTCTTCGCGTTCCTGCGGCTCGACGCGGAGGGGGTGCCGCTGTTGTCCGTGTCCAACTTCAGCCCGGTCGTGCGCCAGGAGTACCGGCTGGGTGTCCCCGAGGATGTCCCGGCCTGGCACGAGGTGCTGAACACGGACGCCGTGGCGTACGGGGGGAGCGGGGTCTGCGATCCACGTCCCGTCGAACGCGAGCCGGTGGCGTGGCACGGGCGGTCGGGCAGTGTCCGGCTGACGCTGCCACCCCTGGCCACGGTCTGGCTCCGCCCTGCCTGA
- a CDS encoding purine-cytosine permease family protein, with protein MTDSHTPDGAAAVRPLQVETHGLDVIGDADRKGTPRTLFWPWFGANVSILGMSYGAFALGFGISFAQALAAGVIGIVFSFLLCGCVAVAGKRGSAPTMVLSRAAYGVRGNRLPAAVSWLLTVGWETVLCALATMATATVFGRLGTGGGTGTKVMALVLVAALVVVVGVMGFDLIMRFQTVITVVTGVLTVVYVVLVADHVHWSAVSAVPAGSAQEFIGALVFLMTGFGLGWVNAAADYSRYLPRASSGRGVVGWTTFGASLAPLLLLVFGLLLAGSSADLDEAVAADPIGALTTLLPTWFLIPFAVVAVLGLVGGAVLDIYSSGLALLAAGLRVPRPLAALVDGVLMIAGAVHIVFFADDFLGPFIGFLTTLGVPVAAWCGVMLADLLLRRRDYAEADLFRPDGRYGDIPPGPLLLTVAATALGWGLVTNSAAGWLDWQGYLLGPFGLGGRTGDWAYANLGVLLALAAGFLGTLTLSRGRVRAQETAA; from the coding sequence ATGACGGACTCCCACACCCCCGACGGCGCGGCCGCCGTCCGACCGCTCCAGGTGGAGACCCACGGCCTGGACGTGATCGGCGACGCGGACCGCAAGGGCACCCCACGCACCCTCTTCTGGCCCTGGTTCGGCGCGAACGTCTCCATTCTCGGCATGAGTTACGGCGCCTTCGCGCTCGGCTTCGGCATCTCCTTCGCGCAGGCCCTGGCCGCCGGAGTCATCGGCATCGTCTTCTCCTTCCTGCTCTGCGGCTGCGTCGCGGTCGCCGGCAAACGCGGCTCGGCGCCCACGATGGTGCTCAGCCGTGCCGCGTACGGAGTCCGCGGCAACCGGCTGCCCGCGGCTGTCTCCTGGCTGCTCACGGTCGGCTGGGAGACCGTGCTCTGCGCGCTCGCCACCATGGCCACCGCCACCGTCTTCGGCCGGCTTGGCACGGGCGGTGGCACCGGGACCAAGGTGATGGCCCTCGTCCTGGTCGCCGCGCTGGTCGTGGTGGTCGGTGTGATGGGCTTCGACCTGATCATGCGTTTCCAGACGGTGATCACGGTCGTCACCGGTGTGCTGACGGTCGTGTACGTCGTCCTGGTCGCCGACCACGTCCACTGGTCCGCCGTCAGCGCCGTACCGGCCGGATCCGCGCAGGAGTTCATCGGCGCCCTCGTCTTCCTGATGACGGGCTTCGGGCTCGGCTGGGTCAACGCGGCCGCCGACTACTCCCGTTATCTCCCGCGTGCCTCCTCCGGCCGGGGTGTCGTCGGCTGGACCACCTTCGGCGCCTCGCTCGCCCCGCTGCTCCTGCTGGTCTTCGGACTGCTCCTCGCCGGCTCCTCCGCCGACCTCGACGAGGCCGTGGCCGCCGACCCGATCGGCGCGCTGACCACGCTCCTGCCCACCTGGTTCCTCATCCCGTTCGCCGTCGTCGCCGTGCTCGGCCTGGTCGGCGGCGCCGTCCTCGACATCTACTCCTCCGGCCTCGCCCTGCTCGCGGCCGGTCTGCGCGTACCGCGCCCGCTGGCCGCCCTCGTGGACGGCGTGCTGATGATCGCGGGCGCCGTCCACATCGTCTTCTTCGCCGACGACTTCCTCGGCCCGTTCATCGGCTTCCTCACCACCCTCGGCGTCCCCGTCGCCGCATGGTGCGGTGTCATGCTCGCCGACCTTCTGCTGCGCCGCCGCGACTACGCCGAGGCCGACCTGTTCCGCCCGGACGGCCGCTACGGCGACATCCCGCCCGGCCCCCTCCTTCTCACCGTCGCCGCCACCGCCCTCGGCTGGGGCCTGGTCACCAACTCCGCCGCGGGCTGGCTCGACTGGCAGGGTTACCTCCTCGGCCCCTTCGGCCTCGGCGGCAGGACCGGTGACTGGGCCTACGCCAACCTGGGCGTCCTGCTCGCCCTGGCGGCGGGCTTCCTCGGCACGCTGACGCTGTCGCGGGGTCGGGTCCGGGCGCAGGAGACGGCGGCATGA
- a CDS encoding VOC family protein: MTAGLQTVIYPVKDLAAAKALFSALLEVEPYADSAYYVGFKDAGQDVGLDPNGHAKGMTGPVPYWHVTDIRSSLAALLVTGAQVLEDVHDVGGGRLIASVKDPDGNLIGLLQDTAAE, translated from the coding sequence ATGACCGCCGGACTCCAGACCGTCATCTACCCCGTCAAGGACCTCGCCGCGGCGAAGGCCCTGTTCAGCGCCCTGCTGGAGGTCGAGCCGTACGCGGACTCGGCATACTACGTCGGCTTCAAGGACGCGGGGCAGGACGTGGGCCTGGACCCGAACGGGCACGCGAAGGGGATGACCGGACCCGTGCCGTACTGGCACGTCACCGACATCCGGTCGAGCCTCGCGGCACTGCTCGTCACCGGCGCGCAGGTGCTGGAGGACGTCCACGACGTGGGCGGCGGCAGGCTCATCGCCTCGGTGAAGGATCCGGACGGGAACCTGATCGGGCTCCTTCAGGACACCGCGGCGGAGTAG